The Streptococcaceae bacterium ESL0687 genome has a segment encoding these proteins:
- a CDS encoding glycosyltransferase family 4 protein has product MKVLLYLEGEKLLSKSGIGRAIQHQKHALELAGIDYTTNKHEDYDIVHINSYGLKSYLLMKKAKRNGKKVIYHGHSTREDFKNSFIGSNLMAPFVGKYLAFLYKQADMVITPTEYSKSLIKGYGVECPILAISNGIDLKEYGPKKDKEEKFKQYFNIKDGEKVVISAGLYFYRKGIDEFVKVAERMPDVRFIWFGYSNPYTIPRKIRNIVRKNHPSNVEFPGYIKGDIYEGAMTASDAFFFASREETEGIVVLEGLASHQNVLVRDIPVFDGWLDDSQVTKGRSVEEFSEELRAIVNGQIDKKEEGYKVAESRSLDKVAYQLADAYRQVNEL; this is encoded by the coding sequence ATGAAAGTTCTGCTATATTTGGAAGGTGAAAAACTTCTTAGTAAGTCAGGAATAGGAAGAGCAATTCAACATCAAAAGCATGCCCTGGAACTTGCGGGTATCGATTATACCACTAATAAACATGAGGACTATGATATAGTTCATATTAATAGCTACGGCCTAAAAAGTTATCTTTTAATGAAAAAGGCTAAAAGAAATGGTAAAAAAGTTATTTATCATGGGCATTCAACCAGAGAAGATTTTAAGAATTCTTTTATAGGATCAAATCTTATGGCTCCTTTTGTTGGTAAATATCTGGCCTTTTTATATAAACAGGCTGATATGGTTATAACTCCCACAGAATATTCAAAATCGCTGATTAAGGGTTATGGAGTCGAATGTCCTATTCTAGCAATTTCCAATGGAATTGATTTAAAGGAATATGGTCCTAAAAAGGACAAGGAAGAAAAATTTAAGCAGTATTTTAATATTAAAGATGGTGAAAAGGTAGTAATTTCAGCTGGTCTTTATTTTTACCGCAAGGGGATTGATGAATTTGTAAAGGTTGCTGAAAGGATGCCTGATGTACGATTTATTTGGTTTGGTTACTCAAATCCTTATACTATTCCGCGTAAAATAAGAAATATTGTAAGAAAAAATCATCCCTCAAATGTTGAATTCCCAGGATATATTAAGGGTGACATTTATGAAGGTGCCATGACGGCAAGTGATGCTTTCTTTTTTGCCAGCAGAGAAGAGACAGAAGGAATTGTTGTCTTGGAAGGACTTGCTAGTCATCAAAATGTTCTGGTAAGAGATATTCCTGTATTTGACGGATGGCTAGACGATAGCCAGGTGACAAAAGGACGATCAGTTGAAGAGTTTTCTGAAGAATTAAGGGCTATAGTAAATGGACAAATTGATAAAAAGGAAGAAGGCTATAAGGTTGCTGAGAGTAGATCCCTTGATAAGGTAGCTTACCAGTTGGCTGATGCTTATAGGCAGGTGAATGAATTATGA
- a CDS encoding glycoside hydrolase family 1 protein encodes MGKFPDNFLWGGSTSAYQVEGAWDEDGKVPSVQDMRDPFPGTSDYKVASDHYHRYKEDVKLFAELGLNAYRFSIAWTRIIKEDGSINEAGLKFYDNLINELISQGIEPIPTVYHFDLPYWISQKGGWQSRETIDLFVDYCKVLFDNFGDRVRYWQTINEQNIHVFMSALMDGKDYSWRETFQGNHHMLVAQAKAMKVYHEGKYPGKIGPAPNISCVYAASESPEDQMAAEYAAAFRNWLFLDAAAYGTYNPQALSIMRKLNAVPYMTDEDLEIMRENTADFIAFNYYSSMTVKASNEATQVKKGDQQLGFAVPGFFEATSNPKLEKTEFSGWEIDPLGLRITANQMYSRYGLPLLITENGLGQADELTEDGKIHDDYRIDYLDKHIKQVSDLINEDGVEMIGYCPWSVIDLISTHEGYKKRYGFIYVNRDEFDLKDLKRIKKDSFYWYKNIIEANAIED; translated from the coding sequence ATGGGTAAATTTCCAGATAATTTTTTATGGGGTGGATCAACTAGTGCCTACCAAGTAGAGGGTGCTTGGGATGAGGATGGAAAAGTTCCATCAGTTCAGGATATGCGTGATCCTTTCCCAGGAACTAGTGACTATAAGGTAGCATCTGATCACTACCATCGCTATAAAGAAGACGTTAAACTCTTTGCTGAATTAGGTCTTAATGCCTACCGTTTTTCAATTGCTTGGACTAGGATTATTAAGGAAGACGGGTCAATTAATGAAGCAGGTCTTAAATTTTATGATAATTTAATTAATGAACTTATTTCTCAAGGAATTGAACCAATTCCGACTGTTTATCATTTTGACCTTCCTTATTGGATTTCGCAAAAAGGTGGTTGGCAAAGTCGTGAAACAATTGATCTTTTTGTAGACTACTGTAAAGTTTTGTTTGATAATTTTGGTGATCGTGTTCGCTACTGGCAGACTATTAATGAGCAAAACATCCATGTTTTCATGAGTGCCCTAATGGATGGTAAGGACTATAGCTGGCGCGAAACCTTCCAAGGTAATCACCACATGCTTGTTGCTCAGGCTAAGGCTATGAAAGTATATCATGAAGGTAAGTATCCAGGTAAAATTGGACCTGCTCCAAACATTTCATGTGTTTATGCAGCCTCTGAAAGTCCTGAGGACCAAATGGCAGCTGAATATGCGGCAGCTTTCCGTAACTGGCTTTTCTTAGATGCGGCAGCTTATGGGACTTATAACCCTCAAGCCCTGTCTATTATGCGTAAATTAAATGCGGTTCCTTATATGACTGATGAAGACCTTGAAATTATGCGTGAAAATACAGCTGATTTTATTGCCTTTAACTACTATAGCTCAATGACTGTTAAGGCTTCTAATGAAGCTACTCAGGTCAAAAAAGGTGATCAACAACTTGGATTTGCAGTTCCTGGCTTCTTTGAGGCAACTAGCAATCCAAAACTTGAAAAAACTGAGTTCTCAGGTTGGGAAATTGATCCTTTAGGTCTTCGTATTACGGCCAACCAAATGTACTCACGTTACGGCCTACCACTTCTAATTACAGAAAATGGTCTAGGACAGGCTGATGAACTTACTGAAGATGGTAAAATCCATGATGATTACCGAATTGATTATCTGGATAAACATATTAAGCAAGTTTCTGATTTAATAAATGAAGACGGCGTAGAGATGATCGGTTACTGCCCTTGGAGCGTAATTGATCTAATTAGTACTCATGAAGGATACAAAAAACGTTACGGATTTATCTATGTTAATCGTGACGAATTCGATCTAAAGGACTTAAAACGAATCAAGAAAGATAGTTTCTACTGGTATAAAAACATAATTGAAGCAAATGCTATAGAAGATTAG
- a CDS encoding LysM domain-containing protein, whose protein sequence is MNIKTILATGAILGTAIFGAKSANADVITHKVVEGDTLSSISQEYLGSASFVQNIASNNGIQNANLIYVGQEIKFDTDNLTVTFTEPNTHAEEVVALEAPAPAPVQAPVQEAAPAVTYSAPVAETTTSYTADTSSAKEWIAQKESGGSYTATNGQYIGRYQLSASYLNGDYSAANQERVADQYVTSRYGSWEAAKSFWLANGWY, encoded by the coding sequence ATGAATATTAAAACTATATTAGCTACCGGAGCCATTCTTGGGACGGCAATCTTTGGTGCCAAGAGTGCCAATGCTGATGTTATTACCCATAAAGTTGTTGAAGGTGATACTTTATCTTCAATTTCTCAGGAATATCTTGGAAGCGCAAGTTTTGTACAAAACATTGCTTCAAATAACGGAATTCAAAATGCAAACCTTATCTATGTAGGTCAAGAAATCAAATTTGATACAGATAACCTAACAGTTACCTTTACAGAACCAAATACTCATGCTGAAGAAGTTGTTGCTTTAGAAGCACCTGCTCCTGCACCAGTTCAAGCTCCTGTTCAAGAAGCTGCTCCTGCTGTAACTTATAGTGCTCCTGTAGCAGAAACAACTACAAGCTACACTGCTGACACTTCTTCTGCTAAAGAATGGATTGCTCAAAAGGAATCAGGTGGTAGTTATACAGCTACAAATGGTCAATATATTGGTCGTTACCAATTAAGTGCTAGCTACTTAAATGGGGACTACAGCGCAGCTAACCAAGAACGTGTTGCTGATCAATATGTTACTAGTCGTTACGGATCATGGGAAGCTGCTAAATCTTTCTGGCTTGCTAATGGTTGGTACTAA
- a CDS encoding DUF998 domain-containing protein — protein MSEKSIKLPEELKEDLGLKTDDRLIVSVDGSRLIVEKENSIEKNQSISLRWFLLPSFIASIVFFVYFKFYEQVEYIPFTGGNTTSVSHMTIILGLLTGIISFTIFFVKGKRSQQKNLKNIYWRSLPVLLISFAVMLVLGLMGIFWIFGIVFEGAKFDIYTSTFLFLIFTGIINYLMIYFAVTITPRRIISLFTLVIIGGVFLSMITNSNLQWWQINFSFLGTSNATSAWQFNLTLILSAFLLLALTDYIFSILREVLPKNRRLQILRILLTITALGLAGVGFFPNDKGSSYLHYMHDKSANLLIYMIVIMIIGIRWLLPNIKREFLIASYVIGILLVVANLLFANVKYLSLTAFEIIAFFLAFAWILLLFQNLQSLSSLNIKDYELIVE, from the coding sequence ATGTCTGAGAAAAGTATAAAATTGCCTGAGGAGTTAAAAGAAGATCTGGGCCTGAAAACAGATGATCGTCTGATAGTAAGTGTTGATGGATCAAGATTAATTGTTGAAAAAGAGAATTCGATTGAAAAAAATCAAAGTATCTCCTTAAGATGGTTTTTACTGCCCTCATTTATTGCAAGTATCGTCTTTTTTGTCTACTTTAAATTTTATGAGCAGGTAGAATATATTCCTTTCACAGGTGGAAATACGACCTCCGTTTCACATATGACAATTATTCTTGGCTTATTGACAGGGATAATATCCTTTACCATCTTTTTTGTTAAGGGAAAAAGAAGCCAGCAAAAGAATCTAAAGAATATCTACTGGCGTAGTCTACCGGTTTTACTTATATCGTTTGCGGTAATGCTTGTTCTAGGACTTATGGGGATTTTTTGGATTTTTGGTATTGTTTTTGAAGGTGCCAAGTTTGATATCTATACATCAACCTTTCTCTTTTTGATTTTTACTGGTATTATCAACTACCTTATGATTTATTTTGCAGTAACAATTACTCCTAGACGGATTATTAGCCTCTTTACTTTAGTCATAATTGGAGGCGTTTTCCTATCAATGATTACAAATAGTAATCTTCAGTGGTGGCAGATTAATTTTAGCTTCTTAGGGACATCAAACGCTACATCTGCCTGGCAGTTTAATTTAACCTTAATCTTGTCAGCCTTTCTTTTATTAGCCCTAACCGACTATATTTTTAGTATTCTTAGGGAAGTTTTACCTAAAAATAGGAGGCTGCAAATTTTAAGAATTTTACTGACCATAACTGCCCTAGGACTGGCCGGAGTAGGTTTCTTTCCAAATGATAAGGGAAGTAGCTATCTTCATTATATGCATGATAAGTCAGCCAATCTTTTAATCTATATGATTGTTATTATGATAATTGGTATCCGCTGGCTGCTTCCAAATATAAAAAGAGAATTTTTAATTGCTTCATATGTGATTGGAATACTCTTAGTAGTTGCTAATCTTTTATTTGCAAATGTAAAATATTTATCTCTTACTGCCTTTGAAATAATTGCTTTCTTCTTAGCTTTTGCTTGGATTTTACTTTTATTTCAAAATTTACAAAGCCTTTCAAGCCTTAATATTAAAGATTATGAGTTAATTGTTGAATAA
- a CDS encoding glycosyltransferase family 4 protein — protein sequence MRIGIFTDTYFPQVSGVATSIKTLKETLETMGHEVYIFTTTDPHSNDSDDPTIIRLPSVPFISFTDRRIVMRGLFHANSIAKKHKLDIIHIQTEFGVGYLGKFVASQLDIPVIHTLHTKYEDYVHYIAKGHLIHPGMVKYMMKVFLYKMDGLICPSAMVAETVDGYGIKIPRRIIPTGIELDKFNRPDITEEKVKEFREKLGISEDETMLLSISRISYEKNIQKVIEAMPDVIREVPVKLIVVGDGPYREDLEKLVEKLNIGDYVSFMGMVPSDETAYYYHAADFTISASTSETQGLTYIESLASATPIIASNNSYLRGLVSNKMFGSLFDEDQNLAQVTIDAVKNTPQMNQELLSDKLYEISAENFGEKVYEFYLDTTISYKFNGKIKDESLSEMVLKSPITIIKGVARTPKQVAKFAKKAGGLLKKQPENSNEIWTDFDED from the coding sequence ATGAGAATAGGTATTTTTACAGACACTTACTTTCCCCAGGTTAGTGGGGTAGCAACCAGTATAAAAACGCTTAAAGAGACCTTGGAAACCATGGGACATGAGGTCTACATCTTTACAACAACGGATCCCCATTCAAATGACAGTGATGATCCGACTATAATTAGACTACCAAGTGTTCCTTTTATTTCTTTTACAGATAGAAGAATAGTTATGAGGGGACTCTTCCACGCTAATAGCATTGCTAAAAAGCATAAACTTGATATTATTCATATTCAAACGGAGTTTGGTGTCGGATATTTAGGTAAATTTGTAGCTTCTCAGTTAGATATTCCAGTTATCCATACCCTTCATACAAAATATGAGGATTATGTTCATTACATAGCTAAGGGTCATTTAATCCATCCAGGAATGGTTAAATATATGATGAAAGTTTTTCTTTATAAAATGGATGGTCTTATTTGTCCAAGTGCTATGGTTGCTGAGACAGTTGATGGTTACGGAATTAAGATTCCTCGTAGGATAATCCCAACGGGAATTGAACTTGATAAATTTAATAGGCCTGATATAACAGAGGAAAAGGTTAAGGAATTTAGAGAAAAATTAGGAATTTCCGAAGATGAGACCATGCTTTTGAGTATTTCAAGGATATCTTATGAGAAGAATATTCAAAAGGTAATTGAGGCTATGCCAGATGTTATTCGTGAGGTTCCTGTAAAGCTTATTGTCGTAGGAGATGGCCCTTATAGGGAAGATCTTGAGAAATTAGTTGAGAAATTGAACATTGGAGACTATGTTTCATTTATGGGAATGGTTCCTTCAGATGAAACAGCTTATTATTATCATGCAGCTGACTTTACAATTAGCGCTTCAACAAGTGAGACTCAAGGATTAACCTATATTGAAAGTCTAGCATCAGCTACTCCAATTATTGCCAGTAACAATTCTTATTTGAGGGGGCTAGTTTCAAATAAAATGTTTGGTAGTCTCTTTGATGAAGATCAAAATTTGGCTCAGGTAACAATTGATGCGGTGAAAAATACTCCGCAAATGAATCAGGAGTTACTATCAGATAAGCTTTATGAAATTTCTGCTGAGAACTTTGGCGAAAAGGTTTATGAATTTTATTTAGATACAACTATTTCTTATAAATTTAATGGCAAAATCAAGGATGAGTCTTTATCTGAAATGGTTTTAAAAAGTCCAATAACTATTATCAAGGGAGTTGCTCGAACTCCAAAACAGGTAGCAAAATTTGCGAAAAAAGCTGGTGGTCTTCTGAAAAAACAGCCTGAAAATAGTAATGAAATTTGGACTGATTTTGATGAAGATTAG